The Flaviramulus sp. BrNp1-15 genome has a window encoding:
- a CDS encoding SGNH/GDSL hydrolase family protein, translated as MINKPTNFNRSLTIVNVLSLIVFVFILTGCGSSKSKKAESIKSPEKSWVGTWSTAPQLVEPHNNPPEPGLSNNTIRQIVRVSIGGEDIRLRFSNEFSKSPVTLKTVQVAVSTGGSTVDSTTIKTLKFDNKEEVIMNPGEAITSDAFSFDLKPRMDISITIYFGETSADVTGHPGSRTTSYILTGNKTSSTNFKDAIKTDHWYVINGIDVLVSNASAIAIIGNSITDGRGSGTNKQNRWPDILSERLLKNQNTKNTGVLNMGIGGNAVLKGGLGPTALDRFQRDVLNQHGVKWLIILEGVNDLGGTPNAEAANKVATGLIAAYEKMIDLAHAKNIKVYGATILPITKSFYYKDYREVARNTINDWIRNSGKFDAVIDFDKAMRDPNEPSTLLPDLHTGDYLHPNEAGYVMMGETVDLSLFE; from the coding sequence ATGATTAATAAACCAACTAATTTTAATCGTTCACTAACAATTGTAAACGTATTAAGTTTAATAGTTTTTGTATTTATTCTAACAGGCTGTGGAAGCTCAAAATCTAAGAAAGCAGAAAGCATAAAGTCACCTGAAAAATCATGGGTTGGCACATGGAGTACGGCTCCTCAACTTGTAGAACCACATAATAATCCACCAGAACCAGGTTTAAGTAATAACACCATCAGGCAAATTGTTAGGGTTTCAATTGGTGGGGAAGATATACGTTTACGATTCTCTAATGAATTTAGTAAAAGTCCCGTTACATTGAAAACTGTTCAGGTGGCAGTTTCTACTGGGGGAAGCACTGTTGACTCTACAACCATTAAAACTTTAAAATTTGATAATAAAGAAGAAGTAATCATGAATCCGGGAGAAGCCATAACCTCTGATGCGTTTTCTTTTGATTTAAAGCCTCGAATGGATATCTCCATTACCATTTATTTTGGTGAAACTTCTGCAGATGTTACAGGTCACCCAGGTTCGCGCACCACATCATATATACTAACAGGTAATAAAACATCATCTACAAATTTTAAAGATGCTATTAAAACAGACCATTGGTATGTTATTAATGGTATAGATGTTTTGGTTTCAAATGCTTCTGCTATAGCTATTATTGGTAATTCTATTACAGACGGTCGAGGCTCTGGTACAAATAAACAAAACCGTTGGCCGGATATTTTATCTGAGCGTTTATTAAAAAACCAAAACACTAAAAACACAGGTGTTCTTAACATGGGTATTGGTGGTAACGCTGTACTTAAAGGTGGTTTAGGTCCAACAGCTTTAGATAGATTTCAACGCGATGTTTTAAACCAACATGGTGTAAAGTGGTTAATTATTTTAGAAGGCGTAAATGATTTGGGAGGCACTCCAAATGCCGAAGCTGCTAACAAAGTAGCTACAGGCTTAATTGCTGCCTATGAAAAAATGATAGATTTAGCTCATGCCAAAAACATTAAGGTATATGGTGCTACCATTTTACCTATTACCAAGTCGTTTTATTACAAAGATTATAGAGAAGTAGCCCGAAATACTATAAATGATTGGATTAGAAATAGTGGCAAATTTGATGCAGTTATTGATTTTGATAAAGCCATGAGAGATCCTAACGAACCCTCTACCCTTTTACCTGATTTGCACACTGGTGATTATCTTCACCCCAACGAAGCGGGTTATGTTATGATGGGTGAAACTGTTGACTTAAGCTTATTCGAGTAA
- a CDS encoding DUF6048 family protein, whose amino-acid sequence MKRTLTYYISSLLLLLFCVSLSAQNDSIVSTAKDSTKIKLKYGLRIGGDLSKLARSFFDDDYSGFEISADYRIKQKLYVAGEIGFEDKNTINDFLDITTKGSYLKAGIDYNSYQNWLDMDNMIYFGFRIGASSFSHDLNSYTTYSTNQYWEPQYSSSEKEEFSGLTAIWGEVILGMKVELFNNLYMGLNVQLKMLASETEPDNFENVYIPGFGKTYDSSSIGTGYSYFLSYRIPLYKKDK is encoded by the coding sequence ATGAAACGCACTTTAACATATTACATTAGTAGCTTATTATTACTACTTTTTTGTGTGTCGTTAAGTGCGCAAAATGATAGTATTGTTAGTACTGCTAAAGATTCAACTAAAATAAAATTAAAATACGGGCTTCGTATTGGTGGAGACCTAAGTAAACTCGCGCGTTCATTTTTTGATGACGATTATAGCGGGTTTGAAATTTCTGCAGACTATCGTATAAAACAAAAATTATATGTTGCAGGTGAAATTGGTTTTGAAGATAAAAATACGATTAATGATTTTTTAGACATTACAACCAAAGGAAGTTACCTAAAAGCTGGAATAGATTACAATTCGTATCAAAACTGGTTAGATATGGATAACATGATTTATTTTGGTTTTCGTATTGGTGCAAGTTCATTTAGTCATGATTTAAATAGTTATACCACATACAGTACAAATCAATATTGGGAACCCCAATATTCATCGTCAGAAAAAGAAGAATTTAGTGGCTTAACTGCAATTTGGGGAGAAGTTATTTTGGGTATGAAAGTAGAATTATTCAATAATTTATATATGGGTTTAAACGTGCAGCTTAAAATGCTCGCCAGCGAAACAGAACCTGATAATTTTGAAAACGTTTACATTCCAGGTTTTGGTAAAACCTATGATAGCAGTAGTATTGGCACAGGTTATAGTTATTTCTTATCTTACAGAATTCCGCTTTATAAAAAGGATAAATAA
- a CDS encoding glycoside hydrolase family 5 protein, translating to MKLTYYISFLSLLLFTCSKNDDNTIPDQSEEPIEEPIEETPENPLVQLDGTNIVDADGNTLYLKGVAFGNQIWNNSPTPSTTHHNELDFERVKNMGMNAVRFYLNYTFFEDDSNPYTYKQSGWNWLEQNIQWAKNHNVYLILNMHAPQGGYQSQGNGDALWYVTENQNRLIALWKAIAERYKDEVQIVGFGPVNEPVPNTSISQWSDLAQRIVNGIREVNENHLIFIEKAIYVKNNQPVENLNFPQVTGKNIVYEFHSYAPHQYTHQLFDWAGLGDGGKYPDEDIIEVANGQWYDAIFENDKLNSGNSDWTYFEGVKYTINDTEISYAVPTLVGQDVQGKVYFDNIIIKEYDENGNFIRDVYEFDFGNDDGWYYWSANESGESGFEATDGANDSTSMFIESATGDCNLTGAHFKFVPQQGYQYQISGYMKGENVSATSNCRLRIDFYHTNEPILRRNKAYLEYYVGQYINWANSNNAPLYLGEFGAGSPCFENDKGGLQFVEDMLDILLTNNVHFTYHSYHEDAFGLYFGGGTLPNESNANLPLIQLFTDILN from the coding sequence ATGAAATTAACGTATTACATATCGTTTTTAAGTTTATTACTCTTTACTTGCTCAAAAAACGATGATAATACAATACCCGATCAGTCAGAAGAACCTATTGAAGAGCCAATAGAAGAAACCCCAGAAAATCCATTGGTTCAGCTAGACGGAACTAATATAGTTGATGCAGATGGTAACACGCTTTATTTAAAAGGCGTTGCTTTTGGTAATCAAATTTGGAACAACTCTCCTACTCCAAGCACAACGCATCATAACGAATTAGATTTTGAGCGTGTAAAAAATATGGGAATGAATGCTGTTCGTTTTTATTTGAATTATACTTTTTTTGAAGATGATAGCAATCCATATACCTACAAACAATCTGGTTGGAATTGGCTAGAACAAAATATTCAATGGGCAAAAAACCATAATGTATATTTAATTTTAAATATGCATGCTCCACAGGGCGGTTATCAATCGCAAGGTAATGGTGATGCACTTTGGTATGTTACTGAAAATCAAAACAGGTTAATTGCGCTTTGGAAAGCCATTGCAGAACGCTATAAAGACGAAGTACAAATTGTAGGATTTGGACCTGTTAACGAACCTGTACCAAACACTTCAATTAGTCAATGGAGCGATTTGGCTCAAAGAATAGTAAATGGAATAAGAGAAGTCAATGAAAATCACCTAATTTTTATTGAAAAAGCTATTTACGTTAAAAATAATCAACCTGTTGAAAATTTAAACTTCCCTCAGGTTACAGGAAAAAATATAGTATATGAATTTCACTCATATGCGCCACATCAATACACACATCAATTATTTGATTGGGCTGGATTAGGAGATGGTGGTAAATATCCTGATGAAGATATTATTGAAGTTGCAAACGGACAATGGTATGATGCTATTTTTGAAAATGATAAATTAAATTCTGGAAATTCTGATTGGACTTATTTTGAAGGTGTAAAATACACCATTAATGATACAGAAATAAGTTATGCTGTACCTACACTAGTAGGTCAAGATGTTCAAGGGAAAGTATATTTTGACAACATCATCATTAAAGAATATGACGAAAATGGAAACTTTATAAGAGACGTTTACGAATTTGATTTTGGTAATGATGATGGTTGGTATTACTGGAGCGCCAATGAAAGTGGTGAAAGCGGTTTTGAAGCAACCGATGGTGCAAATGATTCTACCAGTATGTTTATTGAATCTGCCACTGGAGATTGCAATCTTACAGGAGCACATTTTAAGTTTGTTCCTCAGCAAGGATATCAATACCAAATTAGTGGTTACATGAAAGGTGAAAACGTAAGTGCGACATCAAATTGTAGATTACGAATAGATTTTTATCATACAAATGAGCCTATTTTAAGAAGAAACAAAGCCTATTTAGAATATTATGTTGGGCAGTATATTAATTGGGCAAATAGTAATAATGCGCCATTATATTTAGGCGAATTTGGCGCAGGCAGTCCTTGTTTTGAAAATGATAAAGGTGGATTACAGTTTGTAGAAGATATGCTAGACATTTTATTAACCAACAATGTACATTTCACTTATCATTCCTATCATGAAGATGCTTTTGGTTTGTATTTTGGAGGTGGTACATTACCAAATGAAAGTAATGCAAACTTACCTTTAATTCAACTTTTTACAGATATTTTGAATTAA
- a CDS encoding sulfite oxidase produces MKRRDFAKKATLSTFATLIGAEVVFGSNLLDGYTPLALQDPDPFKLFNKNKEMVVLNDKPWNIEAQAHLLDDKVTPNSCMFIRNNGLVPEDIDAKKWTLTIDGESVVKQKTYTLAELQSKFKQYTYQLTLECGGNGRSEFNPPAKGNQWTVGAVHCANWTGVRLRDVLEDAGIKSNAVYIGFHAVDVHLSRDPEKEPISRGCPMPKALQDETILAFKMNGEAIPLAHGYPLRLIAGGWPASVSGKWINRISIRNKVHDGTKMTGDAYRVPCEPVAPGEKVKEEDMCIIESMPVKSLITYPKSGAIIKDGKSLNIRGHAWAGELEVAKMEYSIDFGSTWNVCPIEKPSNRLAWQHFSATVNFPKKGYYEVWARATDTQGIAQPMLLPGWNPKGYLNNACHRIAVKVS; encoded by the coding sequence TTGAAAAGAAGAGATTTCGCCAAAAAAGCTACATTAAGTACGTTTGCTACACTAATTGGAGCAGAAGTTGTTTTTGGATCTAACCTATTAGATGGTTATACGCCTTTAGCCTTACAAGATCCAGATCCTTTTAAACTATTTAATAAGAATAAGGAAATGGTTGTTTTAAATGACAAACCATGGAACATTGAAGCCCAAGCGCATTTGCTGGACGATAAGGTTACACCCAACTCTTGTATGTTTATTAGAAATAACGGATTAGTACCTGAAGATATCGATGCTAAAAAATGGACACTTACAATTGATGGAGAATCGGTTGTAAAACAAAAAACCTACACTTTAGCAGAATTACAATCTAAATTTAAACAGTATACCTACCAATTAACTTTAGAGTGTGGTGGTAATGGGCGTAGTGAGTTTAACCCACCTGCAAAAGGAAACCAATGGACCGTTGGTGCGGTACATTGTGCAAATTGGACCGGTGTTCGCTTACGCGATGTACTAGAAGATGCAGGTATAAAAAGTAATGCAGTATATATAGGATTTCATGCCGTAGATGTACATTTAAGCAGAGACCCAGAAAAAGAACCTATTTCTAGAGGTTGCCCAATGCCAAAAGCGCTTCAAGATGAAACTATTTTAGCCTTTAAAATGAATGGTGAGGCTATTCCATTAGCACATGGTTATCCATTGCGTTTAATAGCTGGAGGCTGGCCAGCATCTGTTTCAGGAAAATGGATAAATAGAATTAGCATAAGAAACAAAGTGCATGATGGTACAAAAATGACAGGAGACGCTTATAGAGTACCTTGTGAACCTGTTGCACCTGGAGAAAAAGTAAAAGAGGAAGATATGTGCATTATTGAGTCTATGCCTGTAAAATCGTTAATTACATATCCTAAATCGGGCGCCATAATAAAAGATGGAAAATCGCTTAATATAAGAGGTCATGCATGGGCAGGAGAATTAGAAGTTGCTAAAATGGAATACTCTATAGATTTTGGTTCTACTTGGAATGTTTGCCCTATTGAAAAACCATCAAACCGTTTAGCATGGCAACATTTTTCAGCAACAGTAAATTTCCCTAAAAAAGGATATTATGAAGTTTGGGCAAGAGCAACAGATACTCAAGGTATAGCACAACCTATGCTATTACCAGGTTGGAATCCTAAAGGGTATTTAAATAATGCGTGTCACAGAATTGCGGTTAAAGTAAGCTAA
- a CDS encoding alpha/beta hydrolase, translated as MKKLLTLILLISTLTLSSQDYPEVTISGTQVRKITSKIVSGQEYKLEIHLPSGHENSTKKYPVVYLMDSQWDFPLVTSIYGEQYYDGFIPEVILVGVTWGGENPKPDVLRARDYTPTNDGRSVETGGADKFLDFMKMELFPFIESNYKAKSDDRTLMGCSLGGLFTLYTLFTHTDMFSGYAAASPAVGWDNGVLYNHEKTFSEKEITKPIRVYMTVGDVERGKSFYEIFANRMKSSNYKNVALHSKILENTGHSGTKSETYTRGLQYIFKRNELQLSNKILNNYAGIYQFENGDTFEIKKEDNQLKLYFSENNSIPLLANTEKHFYATFSFFNIHFKENNDHVEGLDLITYGNTQTLKKI; from the coding sequence ATGAAAAAGCTATTAACCCTAATACTTTTAATTAGCACACTTACATTAAGTTCGCAAGACTATCCAGAAGTAACCATTTCGGGTACTCAAGTTCGAAAAATCACTTCAAAAATTGTCTCAGGTCAAGAATACAAATTAGAAATTCATTTGCCTTCTGGACATGAGAATAGCACAAAAAAATATCCTGTAGTTTATCTAATGGATTCTCAATGGGATTTTCCTTTGGTAACTTCAATTTACGGTGAACAATACTATGATGGTTTTATTCCTGAAGTCATTCTGGTTGGTGTTACTTGGGGCGGAGAAAACCCTAAACCAGATGTATTAAGAGCAAGAGATTATACTCCAACCAACGACGGCAGAAGTGTTGAAACAGGTGGGGCAGATAAGTTTTTAGATTTCATGAAAATGGAATTATTTCCTTTCATTGAAAGTAATTACAAGGCAAAAAGTGATGACAGAACCTTAATGGGCTGCTCTTTAGGAGGCTTATTCACTTTATATACCTTATTCACACATACCGATATGTTTTCAGGTTATGCTGCTGCAAGTCCTGCTGTAGGTTGGGATAATGGAGTTTTATACAATCATGAAAAAACTTTTTCAGAAAAAGAAATCACAAAACCTATTCGTGTGTATATGACGGTTGGCGATGTAGAAAGAGGCAAATCATTTTATGAAATATTTGCTAATAGAATGAAAAGTAGCAACTATAAAAATGTTGCATTACATTCTAAAATACTGGAAAACACAGGGCACTCAGGTACTAAAAGTGAAACATACACACGTGGTTTGCAATACATTTTTAAAAGAAATGAATTGCAATTGAGCAACAAAATATTGAATAACTACGCTGGAATTTATCAATTTGAAAATGGTGATACATTTGAAATAAAAAAAGAAGACAATCAACTTAAACTTTATTTTTCTGAAAATAATAGCATTCCACTTTTAGCAAATACCGAGAAGCATTTCTATGCAACCTTTTCTTTTTTCAACATTCATTTTAAAGAAAATAATGATCATGTTGAAGGATTAGATTTAATAACCTACGGAAATACGCAAACTCTAAAGAAAATTTAA